GGTACCTGGGTGAACGTTCACACCATGACAGATAACATCAGCGCTCGTGGCATTAAAGTTCTCAAATTCCAACTCCCCTACTGGCCCACCATCGATGGTATACGCCCACTCGGCGCCAAATTTTTCAACGTCAAACAGGTTCGCACCGCGGCCAATCTCTTCATCCGGTGTGAAACCAATACAAATGTCGCCGTGTTTGATGTCTGGATTCGCTTTAAGATGGGCAATCGCGCTAATGATCTCAGCGATACCCGCCTTGTTGTCGGCACCAAGTAAAGTCGTGCCATCCGTCGTGATTAGGTCATGGCCATGCAGGGTATCAAGGTCTTGGTATTGGCTTGGGTTTAAACATTCGTCACTTGTGCCTAATTCAATCGTTCCACCTTGGTAATCTTTAATCACCTGAGGTTTCACGTTCGCGCCTGATGCATCAGGGGCGGTATCCATATGTGCGACGAAACCAATGGCAGGTACATCGTAATCGACATTCGACGGCAGTTTAGCCATCAAATAGCCATTTTCATCTAAAGAAACATCAACTAGCTCTAATGCGATCAATTCTGACTTTAAGGCTTCAGCAAACGTGATTTGACCCGGTGAACTTGGGCATTGCTGATTAGAAGGATCGGATTTGGTATCAAAAGTAACGTAGTTCAGAAAACGTTCGACAAGCTTTTCCATAATTCATCTCACCATGGATTAAGTAATTGATTTACTGACTTTATTCTTCATATAGATAAGCGAGGTATTGTTAAATAAATACGTACGCAGAGTCAGTCGCGAGGCTTTTCATCTTACGCCCCTGACCATGTATGTAATTGCTCTAAATCATTATTGTGCGAAATTAGATGAGCTTCCTATACTTGAAAGCAAGAGGGTTTCGTCAGTTCAACATTGCATACGGATGATAAGCGATCGCTTTGTACGCATTCTACGCCCTCCGATCTCAGCCTAAAAAAAGTACAAAGTGGATGATGATCACCTTTTATCCTTGATGCAGAATCTGTCATACGTTACACGGAGACACAGTTATGACGATTAATAAATATTTCATTTTCTCTCCTCAAGCCTCTGAGGAAACACTTCAACCAGCATTAACTGAGAAAGAAGTTCAAAGGCAGGAAGCTCTAAGACAGGCGCAATCTCAAGGTGGGTTTGACACCAACGCGACCTCGTAACTTAATCAATACTCAGAACATATTTATAGAACCCCTAATAAAAGAGCTCTACTTCTCTATGATGTAGAGCTCTTTTGTCTTTGACTCTTCTTCTCTCTTTCTATGATGTCCTATTCAGGCGTCAAACCCATTCCCGTTTTGTGACTCCCCTGCTTTATATCTATAGCTCCACGACTATGCGGCTAGCTCATTCGCTACGTTGAGAAATGACTCATTAAACTTCCCTCAGCCATACCTTGTCGTGTCATTTTGTGCTAATAATTTATATTCGTTTTCATTCCTCACTCGCTCTCTTTTCAAAAACTCTAATGCGAGTACCAGAGAACTTAACCACAGGAATCCCGAATTCAATGGAATATTCAAAACTAGGAAGTAGTCAAATTCCCGTTTCCCGCATCTGTCTTGGCAGCATGACTTGGGGGTTGCAAAATACGCAGCAGCAAGCCGACCAACAGATCGAATACGCACTAAGCCAAGGTATTAACTTCATCGATACTGCAGAAATGTACGCGGTTCCGCCTTCTCCAGAGACCTACGGCAAAACAGAAGCGATCATTGGTAACTGGCTATCGCGCCACCCGCAGCGCCGCCAAGAACTGATCATAGCGAGTAAGATTGCAGGCCCAGGACTTCCTTGGGTTCGAGATGGTGGTCCGATAACGGGTGAAGCCGTAATCGAAGCGGTTGATGCGTCATTAAAGCGTCTACAGACTGATTATATCGACCTGTATCAACTGCACTGGCCAAATCGAAATACACCTCACTTTGGTAAACAGTTCCCAAATCAAATTCGCTTCAGTGATATCGACCGGAAGCAGCATGAAGGGGAAATGTTGGAGATCCTTCAAGCCCTAGCGAGCTGCGTTAAAGCAGGGAAAATCCGTCATGTTGGTTTGTCTGATGACACTACTTGGGGTATCAACACCTATCTCAAGCTGAGCGAAAAACACGATTTGCCACGCATGGTCTCGATTCAGAATGAATTCAGCCTACTTCACGCAAAAGACTGGCCGTATCTGATTGAGAACTGTGTGCATGAAGATGTCGCTTACCTGCCTTGGTCACCGTTATCTGGAGGAATGCTCAGTGGAAAATACATTGATGGTGCAAGACCGGAAGGCAGCCGCTGGACATACATGCAGCGTAAGGGCATTTTCCGCGACACCGAATCTGCCAATGAAGCGGTAAAAGGATATGCAGAAGTCGCGAACACTCATGGATTTACGCCGAGCCAGCTTGCATTAGCATGGTGTAATCAAGTCGATGGTGTTACCTCATCCATCATTGGAGCGACGACAATGGAACAGCTGAAAGAAAACGTAGCCGCTTTCAGCAAGCCTCTATCAGAAGAGATACTCACTGATATCAACACAGTGTTTAAGCGCTATCCTGTTCCATATTAAGCGGTCAGTTCACCCGGCCTTCTCAGTTCGTCTAGCTTGTTCAGCTTAATCTTTGGTAAGTAAATCAGATAAGAGCGTACTATTTAGTACGCTTTTCTTTTTGTAAGTGGGTCGCTTTGCTTTTTATGTGGATCGCATTGAGCTATCACGCTTTTGGTTCTCCAACCTTTGCTCTATAATGCGCGGGCTTATATCTAGGATAAAAACATGATTTCAAAAAACCAATTAAAACTCCTTCGTGCTTTGGGCCAAAAGAAACAACGTAAAGCCCACGGTTTGTTTCTAGTTCAAGGTGAAAAGAACGTTCTTGAGCTGTTCAATAGTGACTTAGTCGTGAAGAACGTCTTTGCTACCGCTGATTTCTTATCTGAAAATCACGCTTCACTGTTTGAGTTTGATTGTGTTGAAGCTTCACTAGATGACCTCACCAAAGCGAGTACTTTGGTAAGTAACAATGCGGCGATTGCTGTTGTTGAGATTCCAACGTTTGAATTACCAAAAGCTACTGGGTTAATGATTGCACTGGATGGTGTATCTGATCCGGGCAACCTAGGTACGATTATTCGTGTAGCAGACTGGTATGGCATTAAGCATATCGTTGCGAGCAGCGATTGTGCAGACCCATACAACCCTAAGACCATCAGTGCAACTATGGGTAGCTTTGGCCGAGTACACGTAAGCCAAACGGACTTACCTGAATACTTGGAGCAAGCGAACCTGCCTGTTTACGGTGCGTTTCTAGAAGGTGAAAGTGTTCATAAGACTGACTTCACTGCCAATGGTATTTTGCTGATGGGCAGCGAGTCTCACGGCATCCGTGAACATGCGGCTAAATACGTGACAGACAAGATTACGATTCCAGCTTTTGGTGGCGCGGAGTCTTTGAACGTTGCAATGGCGACAGGTATTATTCTCGACAACATGCGTCGTCAGCATAGTTAATCGATCCAAGAGTAAACACTAAATAGAACTCGCGGATATGAAGAGCAAGATTCCCTATCTTGCTCGTCCCTCACAGTAGGGAATGACAGAATTCAACTGAGCTTCATCGTCAACATAGTCAATAGAATCGAGAATATACTACTAGCCAGAATTTGCGGATATGAAGAGCAAGATTCCCTATCTTGCTCGTCCCTCGCAGTAGGGAATGACAGAATTCAACTGAGCTTCATCGTCAACATAGTCAATAGAATCGAGAATATACTACTAGCCAGAATTTGCGGATATGAAGAGCAAGACTCCCTATCTTGCTCGTCCCTCACAGTAGGGAATGACATAACTTAGAGTTAGAGACAAAACCAACCACCAGCTCTCACCGCACAAAGCATCAAGTAGATTTTGAAATATAACGTTAGCTAGTAGGTCAATAGTTAACTGAATCATCAGCCGTCATCCTCAAGAAGGAGGGACGACTGAGTTGGGGATCTTTTTTGGAGAAGGTTTATTTCAAGTAACAGAATTACTTTTCTAGCATTGCCAACTTATCAGACACACCATTCCACTTTTCAGCGTCATCCATTGGTGCTTTTACTTCCGTTTGTACCGGCCAGATTTCTGCAAGTTCAGCATTCACTTCTATAAAGATCTTTTGATCATCTGGCAGTTCATCTTCTTGGAAGATCGCTTGAGCGTCGCATTCAGGAACACACAAACCACAATCAATGCATTCGATTGGGTTGATTACCATGAAATTAGGGCCTTCATGGAACGCATCTGCGGGGCATACCGCCACACAGTCTGTGTATTTACATTGAATACAATTATCGCCTACGACAAACGCCATGATGCTCTGCTCTATAAGTTAGTCAAAATTGAAGAATGGGGATAATACTCATCCCAAGGCAAAATTCAACATCATACGGCTCTAATATCGTGTCTATTTGCTCCATGCTTCCAAATTAGTATGACAGATAAATCAATTTCTCGTAAAATGCGCGCCATTGTGAGCTTATCGCTTCTTTCAACATCAGCGTTTTCATCAAACTCTGTATTAAGAAACGATCTAGCTAAGACACCTATAAAAACGAGACATCAAAATGATACGTTTAACCGAAATTAAACTCCCACTAGACCATGAAGAGTCAGCCATTCAAGACGCTATTGAAGCAAAGCTTGGCATTAACGCTGATCAGGTACTTTCTTTTAATATCTTTAAACGTGGCTACGATGCTCGTAAGAAATCAAAAATCTTACTTATCTACACGCTTGACGTTCTCGTTGAAAACGAAGCTGAGTTGTTAGAACAATTCATCAGCGATCCACACGTAAAAGTGACTCCTGACATGGAGTACAAATTCGTAGCTAAAGCGGTTGAGAACCAAACTGAGCGCCCTGTCGTTATCGGCTTTGGCCCTTGTGGTTTGTTCGCAGGCCTAGTGCTTGCTCAAATGGGCTTCAATCCAATCATCGTTGAGCGTGGTAAAGAAGTTCGTGAACGTACGAAAGATACCTTTGGTTTCTGGCGTAAGCGCACACTGAACACTGAATCAAACGTACAGTTCGGTGAAGGTGGCGCAGGTACATTCTCTGACGGTAAGCTCTACAGCCAAGTTAAAGATCCAAAGCACTACGGCCGTAAAGTAATCGAAGAATTCGTAGCTGCTGGCGCACCAGAAGAAATTCTATACGTAAGTAAGCCACACATCGGTACCTTTAAATTGGTTACCATGATCGAGAAGATGCGTGCTTCTATCATTGAGCTAGGTGGCGAAATCCGTTTCAGCACTCGCGTAGACGACGTTCATATGGAAAACGGTCAAATCACTGGCCTAACGCTTTCTAACGGTGAAGAGATTAAAACTCGTCACGTAGTACTGGCTGTTGGCCACAGTGCTCGTGATACGTTTGAAATGCTGCACGAACGTGGCGTTTACATGGAAGCTAAGCCTTTCTCTGTTGGTTTCCGTATCGAACACAAACAGGCGATGATCGATGAAGCTCGCTTCGGCAAGAACGCGGGCAACCCTATTCTAGGTGCTGCGGACTACAAACTCGTACACCACTGTAAGAATGGCCGCACTGTATACAGCTTCTGTATGTGCCCGGGTGGTACTGTGGTTGCAGCGACTTCTGAAGAAGGCCGCGTAGTAACCAATGGTATGAGCCAATACTCTCGTGCAGAACGTAACGCAAACAGTGCCATCGTTGTGGGTATCGACCCAGAGCGTGATTACCCAGGTGACGCACTAGCAGGTATCCGTTTACAGCGTGAATTAGAAAGTGCCGCTTATGTTCTAGGTGGCGAGAACTACGATGCCCCTGCACAGAAAATCGGTGACTTCCTAAAAGGTCGCGATCCAAGTAAAATCGGTGAAGTAAAACCATCATTCACACCGGGTATCCACCTAACGGACATTTCAAAAGCACTGCCTGATTTTGCTATCGAAGCGATTCGTGAAGCAATCCCAGCGTTCGAGAAGAAGATCAAAGGCTTCTCTACGCCAGACGGTCTGCTAACGGGTGTTGAGACTCGTACGTCTTCTCCTGTATGTATCAAACGTGGCAAAGACTTCCAAAGCATCAACTTAAAGGGCTTCTTCCCTGCAGGTGAAGGTGCAGGCTATGCTGGCGGCATCTTGTCTGCTGGTATCGATGGTATTAAGGCTGCAGAAGCACTAGCGATATCAATGGCTGAACAGAACCAAGCTGAGAAAATTGAGATCGCTTAAGCGCTTTTAATAAAGTAAAGCTACATAACGGTCAACCAAAACTAAAAATCCAGTGTCTTGTAGACACTGGATTTTTTTATTGCGTACGGATTATGTAGATTTACTCGGTATCGACTCTGGCTTTACTTACAAGTGTCTTTTGACCAGGTCACACCATCATCTGAACACTCAAATCGACTTGTTCCATTCTGGTAATAATAACCTTTAGTCCAGTTACCTTGAGAATATTTAGACGTTATCGTTTGAGTGTAATACCGCGGTTGGTGAAGTACGTGACAAACATCATCACCACACCAATCACCGCCGCCCAGTCTTGGACGCTGAATGCCCCGGTAAGAGCCAGTAAGCCGCTAGTGAGATATGAAGAGAAGGAACTGGGTTTATCTTGCATATTACTTCCATAGAAAAGCACCCGACTCTCACAATGGAAAGGGGTTATAAACGGTAGAAACGAAAAAACCTCGCTGGTTAGGCGAGGCTTTTTAACATGACTAATGCTCACCATTACACATAAACGGCTGACTTTATGTGTTTTTTGTCAGATAATACAAAATCATTAACGGTGTGGGTAATTGATACAGTGGCAAAGAAAGAACCAGGTAAAGTCATAACAATAATGAATATGAAAGGAGGTGTAGGTAAAACAACGACCACCATCAACTTTAGCACAACACTCGTTGGTAAAAAGTTAAATGATAAGTTTAAGCGCGTGCTAATTATCGATTACGACCCGCAATTTAACTTGTCGCAATCCTTTTTCAACTATGCAGACTACGACCAACTTTTACGTGAATCAAAGAGTATTCTATCTATACTTCAGGACGACAATAGTCAACTTGATTTGTGTACTTTACAGACTCCTATGTCGACAAGCGGACCTAACCTAAGCTCTGTTACAGAAACTGTACTAGCGGATCAGGGTTGGCTACTTGACATTGTTCCATCTACACTTGATTTAATGCCTCTAGCCGTTAGTTCTTCCAATCTTGCAACGAAAATTATGGCAGAACGTTTTTCGAAAATGATTGCACAAGCGAAAGCTCAATATGACCTCATATTAATTGACTGTCATCCTTCAGGCTCTTTGTTTACCAAAACGGCAATTACTGAATCAAACCATATTTTGGTACCTGTAACACCCAATGATTACGCCGAACGCGGAATAAGCTTAATGATTGACTTTATTTCACAGCTTTTCATGGGTAAAGACCTACCTCAGTTACATATTTTACTCAATAACATTAGCTCTGATGACAAAGCTTTTGCAACTAGACTTACTATCAGTAGACACTTTAAAAAGTACGTATTGAAACAACGACTTCCCAGTTCTAAGCTTATCAGCAAGTCAAATATAAATAATGGATTTTTGTATCAGTCTAAAGGGCCACACAGTATAAAGGTAAAAAGTGATATGGAAAATGTCATAAATGAACTGTTAGCAAAAGTCTAAGTAAGGAGCAAGTTATGAATAAAAAGGAACGTTCAACTATTTCTAGAGCGCTAGCAAGTGCTTTACTCGACTCCAAACTTTCTGAAGAGGAGTTAATCATGCTTTGCCAAAATATTTTGGCTGGAGATAGATTACCTTCAGATATTGCATCTCACATTTTAAACATTTTAGGTGCAAGCCCATCAAAGACTGAAATGAGAGACGATTACAAGCTATCTGTTAATTTAGATGATTACACCAGTTATAATTCTAGCGGCAGTAGAAAAAAAACCACTAATTCAAGAATCCATTCTAAAGGCCTTGGTCGCTCAAAGTTAAGCTCGACATCTCCACAGAAATTAGATCTAAAACGTAATGAGATATTGCATACTAATAGCCGAACATCGACATCAAATGATGCAGAGAAGGCATACTCCTGGCTAAAATCTCAAGGAGTTAACAAAAATATACTTTTCGAAGCTATGGAAGTATTTGACCCATCAATTCGTGATTATTTGCGAATAAAGCCAACGATACTTCAAGCCCTAGAGTACTTCATGGCAATCAACACTAGATCCAGTTTTGATCAATTCATGAACTCCTTCATAGATGATAGCTTTGTGACCATGCTAGAGGCGAAAAAATGACCGACTTTCAAGTCTGTTTACAAGAAATTGACTGGAATAGTAAACGAGATCGCTGCCTAAGCGATGGTAGTAATCAAATTGATAGTCTAGAGCATAACTTTCAGATACTTGCTCATTGGTCAAAGTCGTTAGAAACCATCTATCATGGTAACGACGCACTCCCTTTTTTACGAGAAGCTCAAGTATCTGCGCAGGATTTTGCTTGTGTCTACTCTCTCGGCTTATATAAAAACTCCGCTGCTTCAATGAGGACAATCTTCGAAAGTATTCTTTACTTTAGTTACTTTAAGGATCACAACGTTGAGTTGAAATCAGTTACTAGATCTAAATTTCATCTAAGTCGAAGTAAAATTTTACAATATCATGATGATCACACCCCTAATTTTGCCAGCATTTCCGTAAAAACAAAGCTGAAAGATTTTTTAGACAATATGTACTCTGACGTTTCAAATATCGTTCACAGCTCCCAACCTGGGGTTTGGCATCAAATTGCTACATTAGGAGAGAAAGAATATACAAGCTCCATAGCTAAAGAAGTTATTAGTTTGTTTAATGAGACAATTAGAGTCATTAACCTACTACTACTTTGCACGCTAACTTATGATGAGTGGCTGACCGTTCCGCATAAATGCAGAAAATTTTTCTTACAGGGGCTGACAGAACATCAGCTTAGTTTGATTGATAAACAAGTTATCTAACTTTTTAGTTGGGTAATTTCCAGTTTCTTCAACTAAAAATTCACTTGCCGCTACACATCTTCTCTTTAGAGCGATTCAATTCTAGATCCAACGCTCTATATCAATTATCGCTTCAGCCCCCAAACGAGGGGCATCAGTAAATCAGCAAACAAAGATGTTGATATAGGTCAAATCTCAAAGACAACCAACATCTATACCACACCATACCTTCCCTGCTCAAACAGCCTCACGAGCTATGCCGCAGCTTCCAATACTTTCGCCACACTTTCTTCTTGTTTATACCTACCCTGCAACGCCAAAGCCGCTGCACTGCGCTTATCCACCAAAGCGCTTAATCAACTTACCTAAAGTGGATTCGTATTTCTTAAAGCGTGAGAAGGTAACGGGTAAGGTTTGACAGAAGTAAGCGAGGCGAGTTTATTGAGTCCAGTCAATACAGCCACCATCGCAGTATGGGCAAGCTTGTCTTACAAGCACTCAACGAACAATACCAGAAAACCTACTGCCGATTATCTCCATGCAAGGCCGACGATCTCCTGCAACTCTGCGAGAATAAGTGGTCGATATCGTGGAAATAACATGAGTCCAGAGCGATGCTCGTTTAATAAATCAGTTGAAAGAACCAAACTTCTTTGGATGTCAGAATGTTTAATTAATAAGTTACATTCCATCTGCCTCTAACTGCTTAGGATTCCACTTACCTTCATGAATCGCTGAATTGACGTCTCTTCTTGGTAACCAACCCATGGTTTCAAGTTCTGGCTTATCTTTGAAGTGGTCAACGTAACCAATGCACAGGTACGCCACAATATCGATGTTTTCTGGTATATCTAATGCGTCTCGCAGTGTTGAGTCATGCAGGATACTCACCCACCCTAAGCCTAGGTTTTCGGCTCTAGCTGCCAGCCATAGGTTTTGAACCGCACACACGGTGCTGTACAGATCCATCTCTTGTTTGATGGTTCTACCTAACACGACCTTTCCGGTTCGGTTGCGATCGCAAGTCACGCAGACACCGATCGGTGATTCGACGATGCCTTCCAACTTTAGACGCTTATACATTGCCTGCTTTTCATCGGTGAACATTTCCGCGGATTCCGCATGAGCCTGATTAAAACCGGCTTTGATTTGTTGCTTGGTTTCGATATCACGGACAACGACAAAATCCCAAGGCTGCATAAAGCCAACACTGGGAGCATGGTGCGCTGCGGTTAGCACACGCATCAAAACGTCTTCTGGGATCTCATCAGGAAGAAACTGACCACGAACATCTCGGCGAGAAAAAATCGTTTTATATACTGCATCGCGTTCATTCGGCGTAATTTCCATACATCCCTGTCTTATCGTCGTCTTATTGAGTCAGTATTATCCAACTAAAGTGTCTATGTTACTAGCGGTACACAAGCAACATGGTAGAATGCCGCCATTAATCTTATCCTTGTATAAGATTGTTGAACCTTTCCATCGCTATTTAGCCAAATCATACCGAGAAACTTATGCCATTTTCCAAGCTTGGATTAAGCTCACCTATTGTTAAAGCCGTTGCAAAACAAGGCTATGAAAAGCCAACCTCTATTCAAGAAAAAGCAATTCCGATTGTGCTTTCTGGTAAGAACCTAATTGCTGCTGCACAAACAGGTACAGGTAAAACTGCGAGCTTTGTTCTCCCTATCTTAGAAATGCTAAGTAAAGGTGAAACACAACGTAAAAAACGTATTCGTGCTGTTATTCTGACACCAACTCGTGAGCTTGCGATTCAGGTTGAGCAGAACATTACTAAGTACGCGAAGTTCCTAAACCTAACATCACTAGCGATGTACGGTGGCGTATCTTACCAACACCAGAAAGACCGCTTGATCGAAGGTGTCGATATTCTTGTGGCAACACCAGGTCGTTTAATCGATATGTACGGACAACGTGCCGTTCACTTTGATGAAGTCGAAGTACTGGTTCTAGATGAAGCTGATCGCATGCTAGACATGGGTTTCATCGAAGACATCAACAAGATCATCGCGCGTTTGCCACAAAACATTCAAAACCTGTTGTTCTCAGCAACGCTATCAACGCCAGTTCGTGCGCTAGCGAAAAGCGCAATCAGTGAAGCAGAAGAGATTTCAATTGCCAAAACTGACGCTTCTAAAGCGAACATCGAACAATGGCTAGTTACTGTAGATAAAGACCGAAAATCTGCACTTTTAAGCCACATGATCACTGATGGTGAGTGGGACCAAGCGCTTATCTTTATCGAGACTAAGCACGGCGCGGCTAAGTTGGTTGCTCAACTTGAAAAGCGTGGTATCGAAGCGGAAGCTTTCCACAGTGGACGTAGCCAAGCGATTCGTGAAAAGATTCTGGCTGATTTCAAAAAAGGCCGTCTAAAATATCTAGTTG
The nucleotide sequence above comes from Vibrio atlanticus. Encoded proteins:
- a CDS encoding ParA family protein codes for the protein MAKKEPGKVITIMNMKGGVGKTTTTINFSTTLVGKKLNDKFKRVLIIDYDPQFNLSQSFFNYADYDQLLRESKSILSILQDDNSQLDLCTLQTPMSTSGPNLSSVTETVLADQGWLLDIVPSTLDLMPLAVSSSNLATKIMAERFSKMIAQAKAQYDLILIDCHPSGSLFTKTAITESNHILVPVTPNDYAERGISLMIDFISQLFMGKDLPQLHILLNNISSDDKAFATRLTISRHFKKYVLKQRLPSSKLISKSNINNGFLYQSKGPHSIKVKSDMENVINELLAKV
- a CDS encoding NAD(P)/FAD-dependent oxidoreductase; amino-acid sequence: MIRLTEIKLPLDHEESAIQDAIEAKLGINADQVLSFNIFKRGYDARKKSKILLIYTLDVLVENEAELLEQFISDPHVKVTPDMEYKFVAKAVENQTERPVVIGFGPCGLFAGLVLAQMGFNPIIVERGKEVRERTKDTFGFWRKRTLNTESNVQFGEGGAGTFSDGKLYSQVKDPKHYGRKVIEEFVAAGAPEEILYVSKPHIGTFKLVTMIEKMRASIIELGGEIRFSTRVDDVHMENGQITGLTLSNGEEIKTRHVVLAVGHSARDTFEMLHERGVYMEAKPFSVGFRIEHKQAMIDEARFGKNAGNPILGAADYKLVHHCKNGRTVYSFCMCPGGTVVAATSEEGRVVTNGMSQYSRAERNANSAIVVGIDPERDYPGDALAGIRLQRELESAAYVLGGENYDAPAQKIGDFLKGRDPSKIGEVKPSFTPGIHLTDISKALPDFAIEAIREAIPAFEKKIKGFSTPDGLLTGVETRTSSPVCIKRGKDFQSINLKGFFPAGEGAGYAGGILSAGIDGIKAAEALAISMAEQNQAEKIEIA
- a CDS encoding DEAD/DEAH box helicase — its product is MPFSKLGLSSPIVKAVAKQGYEKPTSIQEKAIPIVLSGKNLIAAAQTGTGKTASFVLPILEMLSKGETQRKKRIRAVILTPTRELAIQVEQNITKYAKFLNLTSLAMYGGVSYQHQKDRLIEGVDILVATPGRLIDMYGQRAVHFDEVEVLVLDEADRMLDMGFIEDINKIIARLPQNIQNLLFSATLSTPVRALAKSAISEAEEISIAKTDASKANIEQWLVTVDKDRKSALLSHMITDGEWDQALIFIETKHGAAKLVAQLEKRGIEAEAFHSGRSQAIREKILADFKKGRLKYLVATGVAARGIDIDNLSRVVNYDIPFPADDYVHRIGRTGRADASGEAISFLSKDNFKNLCIIEKRLGHLIERRVVEGFEPRKEVPISVLNFVPKKKREQQEKEGK
- the bluB gene encoding 5,6-dimethylbenzimidazole synthase, translated to MEITPNERDAVYKTIFSRRDVRGQFLPDEIPEDVLMRVLTAAHHAPSVGFMQPWDFVVVRDIETKQQIKAGFNQAHAESAEMFTDEKQAMYKRLKLEGIVESPIGVCVTCDRNRTGKVVLGRTIKQEMDLYSTVCAVQNLWLAARAENLGLGWVSILHDSTLRDALDIPENIDIVAYLCIGYVDHFKDKPELETMGWLPRRDVNSAIHEGKWNPKQLEADGM
- the fdxA gene encoding ferredoxin FdxA, giving the protein MAFVVGDNCIQCKYTDCVAVCPADAFHEGPNFMVINPIECIDCGLCVPECDAQAIFQEDELPDDQKIFIEVNAELAEIWPVQTEVKAPMDDAEKWNGVSDKLAMLEK
- the pepT gene encoding peptidase T → MEKLVERFLNYVTFDTKSDPSNQQCPSSPGQITFAEALKSELIALELVDVSLDENGYLMAKLPSNVDYDVPAIGFVAHMDTAPDASGANVKPQVIKDYQGGTIELGTSDECLNPSQYQDLDTLHGHDLITTDGTTLLGADNKAGIAEIISAIAHLKANPDIKHGDICIGFTPDEEIGRGANLFDVEKFGAEWAYTIDGGPVGELEFENFNATSADVICHGVNVHPGTAKGKMVNSMNIAAQFQLMMPAQETPECTEGYEGFYHLKSAEMGVARSELGYIIRDFEREGVEARKAFMQQKVDELNERLEKGRVELVLTDSYFNMKEMVEPHQHIIELAKQAMIECDVEPMIKPIRGGTDGARLSFMGLPCPNIFTGGYNFHGIHEFITIQGMEQAVEVIVKLSQRTAIHYQK
- a CDS encoding aldo/keto reductase → MTWGLQNTQQQADQQIEYALSQGINFIDTAEMYAVPPSPETYGKTEAIIGNWLSRHPQRRQELIIASKIAGPGLPWVRDGGPITGEAVIEAVDASLKRLQTDYIDLYQLHWPNRNTPHFGKQFPNQIRFSDIDRKQHEGEMLEILQALASCVKAGKIRHVGLSDDTTWGINTYLKLSEKHDLPRMVSIQNEFSLLHAKDWPYLIENCVHEDVAYLPWSPLSGGMLSGKYIDGARPEGSRWTYMQRKGIFRDTESANEAVKGYAEVANTHGFTPSQLALAWCNQVDGVTSSIIGATTMEQLKENVAAFSKPLSEEILTDINTVFKRYPVPY
- a CDS encoding RNA methyltransferase is translated as MISKNQLKLLRALGQKKQRKAHGLFLVQGEKNVLELFNSDLVVKNVFATADFLSENHASLFEFDCVEASLDDLTKASTLVSNNAAIAVVEIPTFELPKATGLMIALDGVSDPGNLGTIIRVADWYGIKHIVASSDCADPYNPKTISATMGSFGRVHVSQTDLPEYLEQANLPVYGAFLEGESVHKTDFTANGILLMGSESHGIREHAAKYVTDKITIPAFGGAESLNVAMATGIILDNMRRQHS
- a CDS encoding HP1 family phage holin, which translates into the protein MQDKPSSFSSYLTSGLLALTGAFSVQDWAAVIGVVMMFVTYFTNRGITLKR